The genomic DNA tattccatcacactcctggcttgtgccttgtaaatggtggacaggcattggggagtcaggaggtgagttacacgccgcaggattcctagcctctgacctgctcttgtagccacggtatttatatggctactccagttcagtttctggtcaatggtagccctaggagGTTGAtattgggtgattcagcgatggtaatgccattgaatgtcaaggggaggtggttagattctctcttgttggagatgttcattgactggcacttttgtggtgagaatgttacttgccacttatgagcccaagcctggatattgtccaggacttgctgcatttcttacactgactgcttcagtatctgagaagtcgcgaatggtgctgaatattgtgaaatcatcagcgaacatccctacttctaaccttatgattgaaggaaggtcattgatgaagcagctgaagatgtttgggcctaggacactaccccgaggaactcctgcagtgatgtcctggagctcagatgattgacctccaacaaccacactttatcaaagaccttttgaaTATCCAAGTagaccatgtccaccgactcccctttgtcaattctgttagtaacatcctcaaaaaactccaacaggttcgtcaaacatgatttcccattcataaatccatgttgactgtgcccaatcagatcattattatccaagtatccatttatcacatcctttagaatagattctagcattttcccaaccattgatgtaaggctaacaggtctgtaattccctgttttctccctcccttctttagtggggtggcatttgcaatcttccaatctgtaggaatcgcaccagaatctctagaattttggaagatgatcgccaATGCATCCACCATGTGGTGTGATGGAACCCTGACAAGACTTCTATCTTCACTTCAAACCATTCTGGCATTCTTCCTTCAAGTGTGTACCTTGATTCAGTACCTTCTCACCCTGAATTAGAAAgttgtgagtttaaatcccactccagagatttgagctcataatctaggctgGTATTTCCGCACCGTACTGACAGAGTTTTGCACTTTCGGAAgtaccatctttcaaatgagaagtTAAACAGAGGCactgcctgccctctcagatgggtataaaagatcccacagtaccatttttgtttttatttaatcatttccaggatgtgggcattgatggtaagaccagcatttattgtccttgagaagatggtagtgagccatCTCCttgtatacaactgagtggcttgctaggccatttcagagggaaagagtcaaccacattgctgtgggtttggagtcatataggccagactgggtaagatttgttggcagatttccttccctgtaggacattagttttttttttacagcaatccagtagtttcatggtcaccattactgatactaactttttattccagattttatttaatttattgaatttaaattccccagctgccttggtgggatttgaacgccaCATCATTAGTCtaagcttctggattactagtccagcaacatagcAGCTATGCTACCTTGCCCCATTGATTATTTGAAGAGAAAGGGATTCTTGGTGACCTGGCCAACAATTATCACTCAGCCAACACCTTTTTAAATAAAAGACAGATGATGTTGTCATTTATTTAATTTTCTATTTGTggtaccttgctgtgtgtaaattggcagctgcatttcctacacttcaaaagtggaacgttctgaggtcatgaaagctgctatCTAAATACAAATCTCTTTTTTTCATACAAGCTTATGTTTTTGTCTCATAGCTGTCTGGTCAATTTTCCAGCAACTCTGTCACAGTCATTCCAACCTGAGTTTTATGCTTGCTTAAGGTCTTTGAAGCATGCCTGCAGGTTGTTTCCTTGCCATAGCACATCTGAATCGCATGTTGGCATGAATATCTGATCAGTATATCCAAGTCAGCTCTGAAGCTACATGGCGTTTTCTTCACCCTTCTGCTGAGGGATGTCATTCACTCCAGCAAACGTGTTTTCCCCGGCACACTGAGCAGATTAATCCCTCTGaaattcttgtactccaacccaTCCCATTTCCAAGCTACTTCCACTCTAGATTATTTTGAAGAAGTATTTTCGTGCCACATTAGCCAATCCTCCTTTTAAGTATTTCAAAGTGATTCTGCAGGTGCCCCAGACTGTTCCTTTCTATATGCCTTGCTGTTTGTTTATTCTGCCATCTCCCTCTCGCCTTCTGTTAAAAGTTTGACCACCGCCTCCCCTGCTACCCCCCCACGCCCCGCCTACGGTTAACTTTCTTGTTCTGCTGTGAGCTCAAGTCTGGATTTGAGTCTCCATGACTCGTAAATTTTACATTTCAGTAAAGGGAGTACAGAAACGGCTCAGGCTTATTTGTGTATACTTCTTTTTAATTTAGTCTGATGAATTATACCCATCTTCAGGGGTGATGCAATACTAATTTGTGGTATTCTTTCTACTCAAAGGAATGGATGCACTGCTTCATGCACCTCTCCGAACCCCTTTGCAACAATTTGAGGTAAATCGGCATATATCTGTTGATGCAAGTACTGATGTCCAGCTCTTATAAATAGTTAGGGTTGTGCCTAATTTGTAAAAACTAAGACTTTACCTTCCATTCATGTTAACAGGAAGAATTGTGATCATGTGTTTTATATCTGTGATTGAATTTCCAAATGTATTCAACAGTAGCATGTTTTGTATTCATTTGTCTTGTTTCTGGTCTGCTGAAATTACAGATATCAATTTTCTAGAAAGTGGATATTTTTTACAGCAACTGATGTGGCCCATTCCCATTTTAGTACTTTAAATATAAGAAAAACATTTCAGACAAATTATCTGATCTTCATGGCAAGTTTTAATGTATTTATTTTCCCATTTTTAAACAGTCCTGTGAACACATTGACACTGTCAGTAAACATCAAATCTTCCCCATCTTTGGGGTTGAAGTGCGAAAAGAAGATCGTGAAGAGACGGCTatatcttctgaaacaaaggttATGTCTAGACTTCCAAAAAAAATTGACTTCAAATCATTCTTGACTGGACTTAATTCTACAGAACCAACATATACTAACCTGTGCCTTGACACTGGGGACAAGAGTGCTAATAAGTCCTTCAGCTCTGTCAGACAAAATGAGGTTCCGAAACAGCAAAAGACAATTGATTTTAAAACATTCTTAAATAGCATAAAGCAGAGTGAAGCAAATGAAAATAAGATGGTGTTGGTTTCCTCCATCTTTGAGGATCAGGTATTTAAACAGACAGGTTTTGGTGTTCCTTCAGCTTGTGGGACAAGTAAAGACATTGAAATGACAAATAACTTGGTGCTGCAAAGTAATTCTATCAACGATCTGGATGCAAACAGAACTGTGATGTTTCTGGACCAGGACGATGATATGGAGTTCACCAGAAGCCACACTGTTGCTATTAACCATTTTGCCTTCGAAAATACTGCCACTCTTCATTCATTAACTATGCCTAACAATGTAGAGAGATTAGGTAATGAAGGGTCAACTCATTCTTCGTTTCTTCTAGATAAGACTGTTGTATTTTCTGGAGAAGATTATATGGATATGACCACATGTCATACTGCACCTATTGATGTCAGGAAGGTAGACCACCTAATAAATCAAAATCAACTAACAGCTGTCACAATTCAAAAAGATTATAGATCAATACTGCCCTCGTTTACCCCTAATGAATGCAAAATATTCTCAGATGGTGGATATTGTAGTAAATTTAACCAAAATGAGGCTTTGGTTGTTAGTAAATTGACGTCCGGATCTGGGTCTGTTCGATCGTCATTTCCCAGTGATAAGACCATGGTGTTTTCAGAAGCAAATGATATGGAGAGAACCAAAAGTCATACAGTTGCTATTGACAGTGGAAACCTTGGACAAGTTAGAAATGAAGCGATGGGTTCAGATAAAAAGACCTCGAGACGGAGTACTGCTGGGTCTATTCTGTCATCGTTTCCCAGTGATAAGACCATGGTGTTTTCAGAAGCAAATGATATGGATATAACCAAAAGCCATACAGTTGCTATTGACAGTGGAAGCCTGGGACAAGTTAGAAATGAAGCGATGGGTTCAGATAAAAAGACCTCGAGACGGAGTACTGCTCTGTCTATTTTGTCATCGTTTCCCAGTGATAAGACCATGGTGTTTTCAGAAGCAAATGATATGGATATAACCAAAAGCCATACAGTTGCTATTGACAGCGGAAGCCTGGGACAAGTTAGAAATGAAGCGATGGGTTCAGATAAAAAGACCTCGAGACGGAGTACTGCTGGGTCTATTCTGTCATCGTTTCCCAGTGATAAGACCATGGTGTTTTCAGAAGCAAATGATATGGATATAACCAAAAGCCATACAGTTGCTATTGACAGTGGAAGCCTTGGACAAGTTAGAAATGAAGTGATGGGTTCAGATAAAATTACCTCGAGACGGAGTACTGCTGGGTCTATTCTGTCATCGTTTCCCAGTGATAAGACCATGGTGTTTTCAGAAGCAAATGATATGGATATAACCAAAAGCCATACAGTTGCTATCGACAGCGGAAGCCTGGGACAAGTTAGAAATGAAGCGATGGGTTCAGATAAAAAGACCTCGAGACGGAGTACTGCTGGGTCTATTCTGTCATCGTTTCCCAGTGATAAGACCATGGTGTTTTCAGAAGCAAATGATATGGATATAACCAAAAGCCATACAGTTGCTATTGACAGTGGAAGCCTTGGACAAGTTAGAAATGAAGTGATGGGTTCAGATAAAATTACCTCGAGACGGAGTACTGCTGGGTCTATTCTGTCATCGTTTCCCAGTGATAAGACCATGGTGTTTTCAGAAGCAAATGATATGGATATAACCAAAAGCCATACAGTTGCTATTGACAGCGGAAGCATGGGACAAGTTAGAAATGAAGTGATGGGTTCAGATAAAATTACCTCGAGACGGAGTACTGCTGGGTCTATTTTGTCATTGTTTCCCAGTGATAAGACCATGGTGTTTTCAGAAGCAAATGATATGGATATAACCAAAAGCCATACAGTTGCTATTGACAGTGGAAGCCTGGGACAAGTTAGAAATGAAGCGATGGGTTCAGATAAAAAGACCTCGAGACGGAGTACTGCTCTGTCTATTTTGTCATCGTTTCCCAGTGATAAGACCATGGTGTTTTCAGAAGCAAATGATATGGATATAACCAAAAGCCATACAGTTGCTATTGACAGCGGAAGCCTGGGACAAGTTAGAAATGAAGTGATGGGTTCAGATAAAATTACCTCGAGACGGAGTACTGCTGGGTCTATTTTGTCATCGTTTCCCAGTGATAAGACCATGGTGTTTTCAGAAGCAAATGATATGGATATAACCAAAAGCCATACAGTTGCTATTGACAGCGGAAGCCTGGGACAAGTTAGAAATGAAGTGATGGGTTCAGATAAAATTACCTCGAGACGGAGTACTGCTGGGTCTATTTTGTCATCGTTTCCCAGTGATAAGACCATGGTGTTTTCAGAAGCAAATGATATGGATATAACCAAAAGCCATACAGTTGCTATCGACAGCGGAAGCCTGGGACAAGTTAGAAATGAAGTGATGGGTTCAGATAAAATTACCTCGAGACGGAGTACTGCTGGGTCTATTTTGTCATCGCTTCCCAGTGATAAGACCATGGTGTTTTCAGAAGCAAATGATATGGATATAACCAAAAGCCATACAGTTGCTATTGACAGCGGAAGCCTGGGACAAGTTAGAAATGAAGCGATGGGTTCAGATAAAAAGACCTCGAGACGGAGTACTGCTGGGTCTATTCTGTCATCGTTTCCCAGTGATAAGACCATGGTGTTTTCAGAAGCAAATGAAATGGATATAACCAAAAGCCATACAGTTGCTCTTGACACTGGAAGCCTTGGACAAGTTAGAAATGAAACATTGAGTTTTACTAGAATGACCTCCAAAGTAAATATACCTAGATCTATACAAGCATCCTTTCCCAATGTTAAGACTATGGTGTTTTCAGAAACAAATGATATGGACATCACCAAAACCCATACCATTGCAACTGAGAGTGAAAACGTAAGGCCAGTTGCAAATCATACAACGGGTTCAGATAAAATGACTTCGAGCAGGAGTacagctgggtctgtcctgtcattCTTTCCCAGTGATAAGACCGTGGTATTTTCAGAAGCGAATGCTATGGATATCACCAAAAGCCATACAGTTCCAATTGACAATGGAAAAGTTACAAATGCTTTGGTTTCACCTAGAATGACCTCCAAACTGACTGATGCTGGGTGTACTCTGTTAACCTTTCCCAGGGATAAGACCGTAGTATATTCAGAAGCAAATGATATGGATATGACCAAAAGCCATACTGTTGTTATTAAGAGTGGAAACCTTAGGCCAGTTGGAAATCATTCAATGGATTCAAATAAAATAACTTCCAGGCAGAGTACTGCTGAGTCTATTCTGTTATCTTTTCCCAGTGATAAGATCATTGTATTTTCAGATGCAAATGATATGGATATAATCAAAAGCCATACAGTTGCTATTGACAGTGGAAACCTTGGACAAGTTACAAATGAAACATCAAGCTCAACTCGAACGATCCCCAGATTGACTGATGCTGGGTGTACTCTATTGTCCTTGTCCAGTGATGAGACCATGGTATTTTCAGAAGCAAATGATATGGACAAAACCAAAGACCATAAAGTTGCTATTGGCAGTGGCAGCCTTGGTTCAGTTACAAATGTGTCATTGGGTTCAAATAAGATGACTTCCAGATTGAATGCTCCTGGATCTGTTTTGTCTTCCTTTCCCAATGATAAGACCCTGGTTTCTGAACAAGTTATGCCAGTAACCAAAATTGATACAACGCCTGTTCGCAGTAAGCCCGATGTCTCCAGTAATCACAAAATTTCACAGTTGATGCTTGAAAAAGGGCAAAAGTGTTTTGGTAACCATTCAGACGATGTGGAATTTGCCAACATTCAAACCACTGTAGAAAACACAATTTGTAATGTCAGTCGTGCTGTCCATACACTTGGTACTTCTGATCCTTACACTGGGAGCATGGAGATCACCATCCTTCATACAAAAGGTGGTTCAGAGCAAGAAGGGGAACCTGTTAGTTCAACATGTGTAGTTGGAGCACATGAAAAAATGAATGGGAGAGAAATCAGAGAATCTGTACTATACACTGAGAATGCTTTGGATTCAACCCTAACATGTAAAAATGACAAAGTTCAGGAGAAGAGGCCTCTGGTCGATCAATGCAGGGAGGCACCTTCTGGAGAGTTTGTTAGATATCAAGTTAATGATGCTCAACCTGAATGTACTGCTAACGGTGTAATAACTGAATCTGTAAGTACAGCAAATAAATATCTGGGACATAATCAATCCAGGAAATCAAGTCTTGCTAATATGTCATCACTTCAGAAATTTAACTCAGCGACCAATGTAACTTATGACACTGCATTGGAAAGGCCTCCAGTGGGTGACAAAGATCCTGCAGATTGTCAAACATGGGATGTAAAGACGTGCTTCTCAAAACAAAATTCACTTGTTAGGGACACATTTAAATACCAAATTAGTCTAGGTATGTTTCCTCCTAAACTGCCTAGTAGAGAAAGTCTATACAAAGCTGTAAATTCAAATCATCAggatgtaataaaaacatcagtagAACATCTTGGCTCTGGTTCACTTCTGAGCGCCACGTACAAATCAAACAAACTTGAGGAAGATTCAAATGTATTTAAACCTAACGTTAACCTTCAAAAAAACAGAGATATCCAGATTGAGAGCCAAACGACTGATCGTGACCAAGTAGAAAACAAAATATTTGATCAACTGGAGCTGTCTCACTGTTTGAGGTCCAGTGACTTGCGCTGTCTCACCATCCCTGAACAGCTTGGAAAAGAAGCTTCACCTGCTTCTGAACAAGACGAAAATGTTACAGGTTGTCAAGATCGAGTTCTTTGGGGTTCAAAAATGATTAAATCAGTGGAACAAAGACTTTACCAAAAACGGGCCTGGAGTGAAGAGGAGGAAAATGGAAATATGTGCAGTAAAAGAAAAATGAGGAATTTAGGACCCGAAGACACTGATTCTTCAAAACAAAAGGTAAGGGAAAGAAAATGTGCACTTGAAGCCTCATAAGCAGTTGTGAATGTGTTCATAATGTAGCATAAAATTGATTGTATTAATAGTATAGTACATGTTCTAGACTTAATATCATCCAATTTATTGGCTAATAAAACTGTTTAAACTTGACTGGAAATCAATCTTAAGCCTATAGCCCCCTTTGACTGAAGCTGCTGAACTGAAAAATAGACTTTCTGGTAGATTTGATTTTAGCTACCATTAACTTGATGTAGGTGTTCATCCTTTGGCAGTGTGTACTATATGCTACCAAGGCAGGAAGAAGTATGTGCATAGATTCcacaatcttttgggcctccttatctcgagagacaatg from Heterodontus francisci isolate sHetFra1 chromosome 9, sHetFra1.hap1, whole genome shotgun sequence includes the following:
- the knl1 gene encoding kinetochore scaffold 1, coding for MDENCSVFPEANAEIREGKCKRRQSGILKVSRSPLRTLKEADISQKMEQVGKLRRSSRRVSFAETKEVKEFVTDKMIMQEDVENGKYNCMLEYRCNVQRDMILNTNFSIAGMDALLHAPLRTPLQQFESCEHIDTVSKHQIFPIFGVEVRKEDREETAISSETKVMSRLPKKIDFKSFLTGLNSTEPTYTNLCLDTGDKSANKSFSSVRQNEVPKQQKTIDFKTFLNSIKQSEANENKMVLVSSIFEDQVFKQTGFGVPSACGTSKDIEMTNNLVLQSNSINDLDANRTVMFLDQDDDMEFTRSHTVAINHFAFENTATLHSLTMPNNVERLGNEGSTHSSFLLDKTVVFSGEDYMDMTTCHTAPIDVRKVDHLINQNQLTAVTIQKDYRSILPSFTPNECKIFSDGGYCSKFNQNEALVVSKLTSGSGSVRSSFPSDKTMVFSEANDMERTKSHTVAIDSGNLGQVRNEAMGSDKKTSRRSTAGSILSSFPSDKTMVFSEANDMDITKSHTVAIDSGSLGQVRNEAMGSDKKTSRRSTALSILSSFPSDKTMVFSEANDMDITKSHTVAIDSGSLGQVRNEAMGSDKKTSRRSTAGSILSSFPSDKTMVFSEANDMDITKSHTVAIDSGSLGQVRNEVMGSDKITSRRSTAGSILSSFPSDKTMVFSEANDMDITKSHTVAIDSGSLGQVRNEAMGSDKKTSRRSTAGSILSSFPSDKTMVFSEANDMDITKSHTVAIDSGSLGQVRNEVMGSDKITSRRSTAGSILSSFPSDKTMVFSEANDMDITKSHTVAIDSGSMGQVRNEVMGSDKITSRRSTAGSILSLFPSDKTMVFSEANDMDITKSHTVAIDSGSLGQVRNEAMGSDKKTSRRSTALSILSSFPSDKTMVFSEANDMDITKSHTVAIDSGSLGQVRNEVMGSDKITSRRSTAGSILSSFPSDKTMVFSEANDMDITKSHTVAIDSGSLGQVRNEVMGSDKITSRRSTAGSILSSFPSDKTMVFSEANDMDITKSHTVAIDSGSLGQVRNEVMGSDKITSRRSTAGSILSSLPSDKTMVFSEANDMDITKSHTVAIDSGSLGQVRNEAMGSDKKTSRRSTAGSILSSFPSDKTMVFSEANEMDITKSHTVALDTGSLGQVRNETLSFTRMTSKVNIPRSIQASFPNVKTMVFSETNDMDITKTHTIATESENVRPVANHTTGSDKMTSSRSTAGSVLSFFPSDKTVVFSEANAMDITKSHTVPIDNGKVTNALVSPRMTSKLTDAGCTLLTFPRDKTVVYSEANDMDMTKSHTVVIKSGNLRPVGNHSMDSNKITSRQSTAESILLSFPSDKIIVFSDANDMDIIKSHTVAIDSGNLGQVTNETSSSTRTIPRLTDAGCTLLSLSSDETMVFSEANDMDKTKDHKVAIGSGSLGSVTNVSLGSNKMTSRLNAPGSVLSSFPNDKTLVSEQVMPVTKIDTTPVRSKPDVSSNHKISQLMLEKGQKCFGNHSDDVEFANIQTTVENTICNVSRAVHTLGTSDPYTGSMEITILHTKGGSEQEGEPVSSTCVVGAHEKMNGREIRESVLYTENALDSTLTCKNDKVQEKRPLVDQCREAPSGEFVRYQVNDAQPECTANGVITESVSTANKYLGHNQSRKSSLANMSSLQKFNSATNVTYDTALERPPVGDKDPADCQTWDVKTCFSKQNSLVRDTFKYQISLGMFPPKLPSRESLYKAVNSNHQDVIKTSVEHLGSGSLLSATYKSNKLEEDSNVFKPNVNLQKNRDIQIESQTTDRDQVENKIFDQLELSHCLRSSDLRCLTIPEQLGKEASPASEQDENVTGCQDRVLWGSKMIKSVEQRLYQKRAWSEEEENGNMCSKRKMRNLGPEDTDSSKQKVSSAPVVQWEEVGHKIVEQNLLSMTTKSLDSNSSLDSTKGDGTSADVVTPKCNLNTSLVILEESELHEKLMDGQITVREFFKLLKVQTHAQKSRQSELQVNLELDKSSALENWLAVKFVHRPKREVYEEDSIALSAAITELRDQLLNLDKLLSEVNLPLWKDVMQMTEEELQQFRSCLNAKKTTFVKRTKVICHEQKVKLYSAQLNMLKAQRQQRNEYEDSLDDMLHKMDVCLASLDLANLDHLGECNVDVIHSDESMMQLEQTVGDRHEELKKLQAEHCDVESQLAKVLAEKELQEKAANLRYRNEEFQELLEWTLFLCQDEGTVYTFLYGSLELTLKFGEFECADISPSEKCRRILDINLVSALDEDEAPLHSKLVHELIMTYWKSQGSWHNVYTNESQLPMLLLDVSLVVGRCRLLGDELEYLLNWGSKFDILKTEIQHTDVKYLFSSYDALSKFELTFHLKPGYPWLPLQFTFNSWFGNISGEHINEVLLTVKPGHKYLTRIVKCLFLSLLIIPGANRFRLQHASP